A part of Rhopalosiphum maidis isolate BTI-1 chromosome 3, ASM367621v3, whole genome shotgun sequence genomic DNA contains:
- the LOC113558747 gene encoding E3 SUMO-protein ligase pli1-like, whose product MCQRQPSNKKIVNLYISNAMPRTKYNVVFQPQPFFKKIHSVIEPMAIYCESKVKLENGQPQEHALFKVNFTLPMLIKSILSDKTKNFRLQIRFGESQEGKRDLLDKLPGLTKICVNSKLSSTTKTSPINYKIYKNLIENNYISVLWPICKKPYYMSVDIVEIISVKDLVERIQFNNRLCSVKLNTKAKAIELMKSSVTEILDSTSFKFILLCPISKLKMKLPTRSLKCSHLQCFDLYTFILLNKVNQKWICPICKIPILINELVIDSFLLDIVNNSTLPENCFEITLYANGEWVPCVEEAMDGIEYNRSESDDENSENTIVLKDLDDPDYENLLNENNFNEDKKPEEKPILPITDDLKPSEPMLIDLTIDDTDIKEEPLTKIIKTEYADE is encoded by the exons ATGTGTCAACGTCAAccatcaaacaaaaaaatagttaatctCTATATTTCGAATGCAATGCCCAgaacaaaatacaatgtaGTATTTCAACCTCAGCCTTTTTTCAAAAAGATACATTCAGTTATTGAACCGATGGCTATATATTGTGAATCAAAAGTTAAACTTGAAAATGGACAACCACAAG AACACGCTctgtttaaagttaatttcacGTTgccaatgttaataaaaagtatattatctgacaaaacaaaaaatttccgATTGCAGATCCGATTTGGAGAAAGTCAGGAAGGAAAGAGagatttattagataaattacCAGGACTAACAAAGATATGTGTCAATTCAAAGCTATCATCCACGACCAAAACAAgccctataaattataaaatatataaaaatttaatcgaaaacaattatatttcagtATTGTGGCCAATTTGTAAAAAACCATATTACATGTCGGTAGATATTGTAGAGATTATCTCGGTTAAAGATTTGGTGGAACGcatacaatttaacaatagACTATGTTCTGTTAAACTAAATACAAAAGCTAAGGCCATAGAATTGATGAAAAGTTCAGTTACAGAAATTCTTGATTCAACATcctttaagtttatattattgtgtccaatatccaaattaaaaatgaaattaccaACAAGATCTCTGAAATGTAGTCATTTACAATGTTTTGATCTGTATACattcattttattgaataaggTAAATCAAAAATGGATATGTCCGATTTGTAAGATACCCATTCTAATCAACGAATTGGTAATAGATTCATTTCTTTTGGATATTGTCAATAATTCAACTCTTCCTGAAAATTGCtttgaaataacattatatgccAATGGTGAATGGGTACCATGTGTAGAAGAGGCAATGGATGGTATTGAATACAATCGAAGCGAATCTGACGACGAAAATTCAGAAAATACCATTGTTCTTAAGGATTTGGATGATCCCGATTATGAAAATCTCCttaatgaaaataactttaatgaaGACAAAAAACCTGAAGAAAAACCTATCTTACCAATAACAGATGATTTAAAACCTAGTGAACCAATGTTAATCGATCTGACCATAGATGATACAGACATTAAAGAAGAACCGCTtactaaaatcattaaaacagAATATGCTGATGAATAA
- the LOC113555837 gene encoding uncharacterized protein LOC113555837: MDDKPFSSKKLLTVKKEPYVKQVKGRGRPKIECQQILFCPPFMIRYDNNRPHFNYSTVWACRICSKTLLSKAAAISHATKCKLAITKEEDISIEDLEFMEKNMCYPCKYCDKKMRRKVIWLKHLNEHETPEYDENKWGVDIPIKHFKLPKKVSIKQDTDLSYPSTS; this comes from the exons atggatGATAAACcattttcaagtaaaaaattactaactgtaaaaaaagaaCCATATGTAAAGCAAGTTAAGGGCCGAGGGCGTCCTAAAATTGAATGTCAACAAATACTATTCTGCCCTCCGTTTATGATCAGATACGACAATAATCGACCACATTTCAACTATTCTACAGTATGGGCATGTAGAATTTGcagcaaaacattattaagcAAAGCTGCCGCTATAAGTCATGCGACTAAATGTAAGCTAGCAATTACAAAAGAAGAAGATATTTCAATTGAAGATTTGGA gtttatggaaaaaaatatgtgttatcCATGcaaatattgtgataaaaaaatgcgGAGAAAAGTGATTTGGCTCAAGCATTTAAACGAACACGAAACACCAGAgtatgatgaaaataaatggGGAGTTGATATaccaataaaacattttaaactaccaAAAAAGGTTTCTATAAAACAGGACACTGATTTATCATATCCTTCCACTTCCTAA
- the LOC113555836 gene encoding E3 SUMO-protein ligase pli1-like: MVITDKKSNHSKMCQRQPSNKKIVNLYISNAMPRTKYNVVFQPQPFFKKIHSVIEPMAIYCESKVKLENGQPQEHALFKVNFTLPMLIKSILSDKTKNFRLQIRFGESQEGKRDLLDKLPGLTKICVNSKLSSTTKTSPINYKIYKNLIENNYISVLWPICKKPYYMSVDIVEIISVKDLVERIQFNNRLCSVKLNTKAKAIELMKSSVTEILDSTSFKFILLCPISKLKMKLPTRSLKCSHLQCFDLYTFILLNKVNQKWICPICKIPILINELVIDSFLLDIVNNSTLPENCFEITLYANGEWVPCVEEAMDGIEYNRSESDDENSENTIVLKDLDDPDYENLLNENNFNEDKKPEEKPILPITDDLKPSEPMLIDLTIDDTDIKEEPLTKIIKTEYADE, encoded by the exons ATGGTTATCACag ataagaAGAGTAATCATTCCAAAATGTGTCAACGTCAAccatcaaacaaaaaaatagttaatctCTATATTTCGAATGCAATGCCCAgaacaaaatacaatgtaGTATTTCAACCTCAGCCTTTTTTCAAAAAGATACATTCAGTTATTGAACCGATGGCTATATATTGTGAATCAAAAGTTAAACTTGAAAATGGACAACCACAAG AACACGCTctgtttaaagttaatttcacGTTgccaatgttaataaaaagtatattatctgacaaaacaaaaaatttccgATTGCAGATCCGATTTGGAGAAAGTCAGGAAGGAAAGAGagatttattagataaattacCAGGACTAACAAAGATATGTGTCAATTCAAAGCTATCATCCACGACCAAAACAagtcctataaattataaaatatataaaaatttaatcgaaaacaattatatttcagtATTGTGGCCAATTTGTAAAAAACCATATTACATGTCGGTAGATATTGTAGAGATTATCTCGGTTAAAGATTTGGTGGAACGcatacaatttaacaatagACTATGTTCTGTTAAACTAAATACAAAAGCTAAGGCCATAGAATTGATGAAAAGTTCAGTTACAGAAATTCTTGATTCAACATcctttaagtttatattattgtgtccaatatccaaattaaaaatgaaattaccaACAAGATCTCTGAAATGTAGTCATTTACAATGTTTTGATCTGTATACattcattttattgaataaggTAAATCAAAAATGGATATGTCCGATTTGTAAGATACCCATTCTAATCAACGAATTGGTAATAGATTCATTTCTTTTGGATATTGTCAATAATTCAACTCTTCCTGAAAATTGCtttgaaataacattatatgccAATGGTGAATGGGTACCATGTGTAGAAGAGGCAATGGATGGTATTGAATACAATCGAAGCGAATCTGACGACGAAAATTCAGAAAATACCATTGTTCTTAAGGATTTGGATGATCCCGATTATGAAAATCTCCttaatgaaaataactttaatgaaGACAAAAAACCTGAAGAAAAACCTATCTTACCAATAACAGATGATTTGAAACCTAGTGAACCAATGTTAATCGATCTGACCATAGATGATACAGACATTAAAGAAGAACCGCTtactaaaatcattaaaacagAATATGCTGATGAATAA